The Euphorbia lathyris chromosome 2, ddEupLath1.1, whole genome shotgun sequence genome includes a window with the following:
- the LOC136219296 gene encoding uncharacterized protein isoform X2, translated as MEDYQDILLKSLDNAGVSIPSNVFSVGDLNPETLVSICAQSLDLLDPTVHFTSALPDSLVDKFKICTDIALAIKRLGYIGDMTYYKLLYPSEEDLYKLVRFLVERLSELSNGIKMPDLKDVSSIRKLKENGKAENLKDNMKAADNNHPLEKFNDLSVHIVNDDFSDSEVKDASFSGSTKDKLTGVATRNILGAEEGESGRDVIESEESIDKKDEEPVEKVTSICNKLSETGHETEILQNQERLLMKEVNARASELEKLDQEFELLEAAAEMAFDDQHPIEFYLERLNKQVDVSKSNIVELNSQWEAFRKPLEERKRSLEESLYANIPGAQEKLQKLREIELETQSILSEIHRREVEHSNLLVDLENQPKLPSRSSYIEQIKEITKNSGKQDADIERILKETRELQLESNSIQERLHRTYAVLDEIVFREAKKTPAGRQAYRRLTSIHECFEQITEKTLMLNRVRREVADYEKKLTGMASRSLSVDKLQADLDAILKENEYLEQKRQE; from the exons ATGGAAGACTACCAAGACATATTATTGAAGTCGCTCGACAACGCCGGCGTTTCTATCCCAAGCAACGTTTTTTCAGTCGGAGATTTGAACCCGGAAACCTTGGTCTCGATCTGCGCTCAGTCGCTTGATCTCCTTGATCCAACTGTGCATTTCACTTCAGCTTTACCTGATTCCTTAGTCGATAAGTTCAAGATCTGCACGGACATCGCTTTAGCTATTAAGAGGCTCGGCTATATTGGAGATATGACTTACTACAAG CTCCTGTATCCCTCTGAAGAGGACTTGTATAAACTGGTGAGATTCCTGGTGGAGAGGCTTTCTGAGTTATCCAATGGGATTAAGATGCCTGATCTAAAGGATGTAAGTTCCATACGGAAATTAAAAGAGAATGGCAAAGCTGAAAATTTGAAAGACAATATGAAAGCGGCTGATAATAATCATCCACTAGAAAAATTCAATGATCTTAGTGTTCATATTGTTAATGATGATTTTTCTGATTCTGAGGTTAAAGATGCATCCTTTAGCGGGTCTACCAAGGATAAGCTAACTGGTGTTGCAACTAGAAATATTTTAGGTGCTGAAGAAGGAGAGTCAGGTAGAGATGTGATTGAAAGTGAAGAAAGCATTGACAAAAAAGATGAAGAGCCTGTTGAAAAAGTGACTTCTATTTGCAACAAGTTGTCCGAG ACAGGACATGAGACTGAAATATTACAAAATCAAGAACGACTTCTCATGAAAGAGGTGAATGCAAGGGCATCAGAACTAGAGAAGCTTGACCAGGAGTTTGAATTGTTGGAAGCTGCAGCAGAAATGGCATTTGATGACCAACATCCAATTGAATTCTACCTTGAGCGGCTTAACAAGCAAGTAGATGTCAGTAAAAGTAATATTGTGGAATTAAATTCGCAATG GGAAGCTTTCAGAAAGCCTCTGGAGGAGAGAAAGAGAAGTTTAGAGGAGTCTCTATATGCAAACATACCAGGAGCTCAAGAGAAGCTCCAAAAGTTGAGGGAAATTGAACTGGAAACGCAGTCCATCTTGTCTGAAATTCATAGGCG GGAGGTGGAACATTCCAATCTATTGGTGGATCTTGAGAACCAGCCTAAACTGCCATCCCGGTCATCCTATATAGAGCAGATAAAGGAGATCACCAAAAACAGCGGGAAACAGGATGCTGATATCGAGCGGATCTTGAAGGAAACTCGAGAGCTTCAGTTAGAAAGTAATTCTATCCAAGAACGTCTCCATAGAACCTACGCTGTTCTGGATGAAATAGTGTTCAG GGAAGCAAAGAAGACACCAGCAGGGCGTCAAGCTTATAGACGCCTTACTAGCATACATGAGTGCTTCGAACAAATCACTGAGAAAACCCTGATGCTCAACAGAGTACGAAGAGAAGTGGCTGATTATGAGAAGAAGCTAACAGGCATGGCCTCCCGAAGCTTAAGTGTAGACAAACTGCAAGCTGATCTTGATGCCATTTTGAAAGAAAATGAGTACCTTGAGCAAAAACGTCaagaatga
- the LOC136219296 gene encoding uncharacterized protein isoform X1: MEDYQDILLKSLDNAGVSIPSNVFSVGDLNPETLVSICAQSLDLLDPTVHFTSALPDSLVDKFKICTDIALAIKRLGYIGDMTYYKLLYPSEEDLYKLVRFLVERLSELSNGIKMPDLKDVSSIRKLKENGKAENLKDNMKAADNNHPLEKFNDLSVHIVNDDFSDSEVKDASFSGSTKDKLTGVATRNILGAEEGESGRDVIESEESIDKKDEEPVEKVTSICNKLSEQTGHETEILQNQERLLMKEVNARASELEKLDQEFELLEAAAEMAFDDQHPIEFYLERLNKQVDVSKSNIVELNSQWEAFRKPLEERKRSLEESLYANIPGAQEKLQKLREIELETQSILSEIHRREVEHSNLLVDLENQPKLPSRSSYIEQIKEITKNSGKQDADIERILKETRELQLESNSIQERLHRTYAVLDEIVFREAKKTPAGRQAYRRLTSIHECFEQITEKTLMLNRVRREVADYEKKLTGMASRSLSVDKLQADLDAILKENEYLEQKRQE; the protein is encoded by the exons ATGGAAGACTACCAAGACATATTATTGAAGTCGCTCGACAACGCCGGCGTTTCTATCCCAAGCAACGTTTTTTCAGTCGGAGATTTGAACCCGGAAACCTTGGTCTCGATCTGCGCTCAGTCGCTTGATCTCCTTGATCCAACTGTGCATTTCACTTCAGCTTTACCTGATTCCTTAGTCGATAAGTTCAAGATCTGCACGGACATCGCTTTAGCTATTAAGAGGCTCGGCTATATTGGAGATATGACTTACTACAAG CTCCTGTATCCCTCTGAAGAGGACTTGTATAAACTGGTGAGATTCCTGGTGGAGAGGCTTTCTGAGTTATCCAATGGGATTAAGATGCCTGATCTAAAGGATGTAAGTTCCATACGGAAATTAAAAGAGAATGGCAAAGCTGAAAATTTGAAAGACAATATGAAAGCGGCTGATAATAATCATCCACTAGAAAAATTCAATGATCTTAGTGTTCATATTGTTAATGATGATTTTTCTGATTCTGAGGTTAAAGATGCATCCTTTAGCGGGTCTACCAAGGATAAGCTAACTGGTGTTGCAACTAGAAATATTTTAGGTGCTGAAGAAGGAGAGTCAGGTAGAGATGTGATTGAAAGTGAAGAAAGCATTGACAAAAAAGATGAAGAGCCTGTTGAAAAAGTGACTTCTATTTGCAACAAGTTGTCCGAG CAGACAGGACATGAGACTGAAATATTACAAAATCAAGAACGACTTCTCATGAAAGAGGTGAATGCAAGGGCATCAGAACTAGAGAAGCTTGACCAGGAGTTTGAATTGTTGGAAGCTGCAGCAGAAATGGCATTTGATGACCAACATCCAATTGAATTCTACCTTGAGCGGCTTAACAAGCAAGTAGATGTCAGTAAAAGTAATATTGTGGAATTAAATTCGCAATG GGAAGCTTTCAGAAAGCCTCTGGAGGAGAGAAAGAGAAGTTTAGAGGAGTCTCTATATGCAAACATACCAGGAGCTCAAGAGAAGCTCCAAAAGTTGAGGGAAATTGAACTGGAAACGCAGTCCATCTTGTCTGAAATTCATAGGCG GGAGGTGGAACATTCCAATCTATTGGTGGATCTTGAGAACCAGCCTAAACTGCCATCCCGGTCATCCTATATAGAGCAGATAAAGGAGATCACCAAAAACAGCGGGAAACAGGATGCTGATATCGAGCGGATCTTGAAGGAAACTCGAGAGCTTCAGTTAGAAAGTAATTCTATCCAAGAACGTCTCCATAGAACCTACGCTGTTCTGGATGAAATAGTGTTCAG GGAAGCAAAGAAGACACCAGCAGGGCGTCAAGCTTATAGACGCCTTACTAGCATACATGAGTGCTTCGAACAAATCACTGAGAAAACCCTGATGCTCAACAGAGTACGAAGAGAAGTGGCTGATTATGAGAAGAAGCTAACAGGCATGGCCTCCCGAAGCTTAAGTGTAGACAAACTGCAAGCTGATCTTGATGCCATTTTGAAAGAAAATGAGTACCTTGAGCAAAAACGTCaagaatga
- the LOC136219296 gene encoding uncharacterized protein isoform X3, with protein MSYLRQLLYPSEEDLYKLVRFLVERLSELSNGIKMPDLKDVSSIRKLKENGKAENLKDNMKAADNNHPLEKFNDLSVHIVNDDFSDSEVKDASFSGSTKDKLTGVATRNILGAEEGESGRDVIESEESIDKKDEEPVEKVTSICNKLSEQTGHETEILQNQERLLMKEVNARASELEKLDQEFELLEAAAEMAFDDQHPIEFYLERLNKQVDVSKSNIVELNSQWEAFRKPLEERKRSLEESLYANIPGAQEKLQKLREIELETQSILSEIHRREVEHSNLLVDLENQPKLPSRSSYIEQIKEITKNSGKQDADIERILKETRELQLESNSIQERLHRTYAVLDEIVFREAKKTPAGRQAYRRLTSIHECFEQITEKTLMLNRVRREVADYEKKLTGMASRSLSVDKLQADLDAILKENEYLEQKRQE; from the exons ATGTCTTACTTACGGCAGCTCCTGTATCCCTCTGAAGAGGACTTGTATAAACTGGTGAGATTCCTGGTGGAGAGGCTTTCTGAGTTATCCAATGGGATTAAGATGCCTGATCTAAAGGATGTAAGTTCCATACGGAAATTAAAAGAGAATGGCAAAGCTGAAAATTTGAAAGACAATATGAAAGCGGCTGATAATAATCATCCACTAGAAAAATTCAATGATCTTAGTGTTCATATTGTTAATGATGATTTTTCTGATTCTGAGGTTAAAGATGCATCCTTTAGCGGGTCTACCAAGGATAAGCTAACTGGTGTTGCAACTAGAAATATTTTAGGTGCTGAAGAAGGAGAGTCAGGTAGAGATGTGATTGAAAGTGAAGAAAGCATTGACAAAAAAGATGAAGAGCCTGTTGAAAAAGTGACTTCTATTTGCAACAAGTTGTCCGAG CAGACAGGACATGAGACTGAAATATTACAAAATCAAGAACGACTTCTCATGAAAGAGGTGAATGCAAGGGCATCAGAACTAGAGAAGCTTGACCAGGAGTTTGAATTGTTGGAAGCTGCAGCAGAAATGGCATTTGATGACCAACATCCAATTGAATTCTACCTTGAGCGGCTTAACAAGCAAGTAGATGTCAGTAAAAGTAATATTGTGGAATTAAATTCGCAATG GGAAGCTTTCAGAAAGCCTCTGGAGGAGAGAAAGAGAAGTTTAGAGGAGTCTCTATATGCAAACATACCAGGAGCTCAAGAGAAGCTCCAAAAGTTGAGGGAAATTGAACTGGAAACGCAGTCCATCTTGTCTGAAATTCATAGGCG GGAGGTGGAACATTCCAATCTATTGGTGGATCTTGAGAACCAGCCTAAACTGCCATCCCGGTCATCCTATATAGAGCAGATAAAGGAGATCACCAAAAACAGCGGGAAACAGGATGCTGATATCGAGCGGATCTTGAAGGAAACTCGAGAGCTTCAGTTAGAAAGTAATTCTATCCAAGAACGTCTCCATAGAACCTACGCTGTTCTGGATGAAATAGTGTTCAG GGAAGCAAAGAAGACACCAGCAGGGCGTCAAGCTTATAGACGCCTTACTAGCATACATGAGTGCTTCGAACAAATCACTGAGAAAACCCTGATGCTCAACAGAGTACGAAGAGAAGTGGCTGATTATGAGAAGAAGCTAACAGGCATGGCCTCCCGAAGCTTAAGTGTAGACAAACTGCAAGCTGATCTTGATGCCATTTTGAAAGAAAATGAGTACCTTGAGCAAAAACGTCaagaatga
- the LOC136219297 gene encoding ABC transporter G family member 26, translated as MESKKEDEIEDISLSPPTMGSMQITGSSFGHNIEFMSQAYLRNRYSEINIEDYSFNLTLTNDHPLPIFLKFEDVEYRVRNGKASSANPVKAVMSKVASQLNMEQDNGKKILKGITGSIGPGEILALMGPSGSGKTTLLKIIGGRLNADNVRGKITYNEVPYNAALKRRIGFVTQDDVLFPQLTVEETLVFAAFLRLPENMNSQQKYNRVDMIIKELGLERCRQTRIGGEFIKGISGGERKRTSIGYEILVDPSLLLLDEPTSGLDSTSANKLLQVLQSLAKAGRTIIITIHQPSSRMFHMFDKLLLISEGYPVYYGKARESMEYFSSLNFIPEIAMNPAEFLLDLATGQVNDITLPPDLSMPASAPDSEKAVIRYLQLKYKTQLEPKEKEENHQHAKAPEHLRLAIQVKKDWTLNWCAQFMILFKRTFKERCRDYFDKVRLIQAVGVAVLLGLLWWKSKTTTEAQLRDQIGLMFYVCIFWTSSSIFGAVYVFPFEKMYLVKERKADMYRLSVYYACSTLCDMVAHVAYPTLFMIILYFMAGFKRTLPCFFFTLFTILLIAVTSQGAGELFGAASFSIKRAGMFASLILMLFLLTGGYYVQHIPKFMQWLKYLSFMYYGFRLLLKVQYDGEDKYECESKGGCRNLQSSPSFDTVNLNGGLQEVWVLISMAFIYRIFAYFCLRRRIQISHL; from the exons ATGGAAAGTAAAAAGGaagatgaaattgaagacatttCTTTGTCCCCTCCAACTATGGGTTCTATGCAAATTACAGGCAGCAGTTTTGGCCACAACATTGAATTTATGTCTCAAGCTTATCTCAGAAACAGATATTCTGAGATTAATATTGAAGATTATTCCTTTAATCTCACTTTGACCAATGATCATCCTCTTCCTATTTTTCTCAAG ttTGAAGATGTGGAGTACAGAGTGAGGAATGGTAAAGCTTCTTCTGCTAATCCAGTGAAGGCAGTAATGTCCAAAGTAGCCTCACAGTTGAACATGGAGCAAGATAATGGAAAGAAGATTCTCAAGGGCATAACGGGAAGTATAGGGCCTGGTGAAATACTTGCTCTAATGGGTCCTTCTGGGAGTGGTAAAACTACATTGCTTAAGATAATAGGAGGAAGATTAAATGCTGATAATGTTAGAGGAAAAATCACTTACAATGAAGTTCCTTATAATGCTGCTCTTAAGAGAAG GATTGGATTTGTGACACAGGATGATGTGCTGTTCCCACAATTGACTGTCGAAGAAACTCTTGTGTTTGCTGCTTTTTTAAGGCTGCCTGAAAATATGAACAGCCAACAGAAATATAACCGAGTTGATATGATTATAAAGGAGCTTGGACTTGAAAG ATGCCGGCAAACAAGAATAGGAGGAGAATTCATAAAGGGAATTTCAGgaggagaaagaaaaagaactaGCATTGGCTATGAAATTCTTGTTGATCCTTCCTTACTGTTACTTGATGAACCTACTTCAGGCCTTGATTCTACTTCTGCAAATAAACTCCTCCAGGTTCTTCAAAGTTTAGCTAAG GCAGGAAGGACAATAATTATAACAATTCATCAACCTTCAAGCAGAATGTTTCACATGTTTGATAAACTTCTGCTCATATCAGAAGGTTACCCTGTCTACTATGGAAAAGCAAGAGAATCTATGGAGTATTTTTCTTCATTAAATTTCATCCCAGAGATTGCCATGAATCCTGCTGAGTTCTTGCTTGACTTAGCAACTGGACAAGTCAACGACATAACTCTCCCTCCGGATCTATCAATGCCTGCTTCCGCTCCTGATTCCGAGAAAGCTGTGATTAGA TACCTGCAACTGAAATACAAAACTCAGCTGGAGCCAAAAGAGAAGGAAGAGAATCATCAGCACGCAAAGGCACCTGAACATCTACGACTAGCAATTCAAGTGAAGAAAGACTGGACATTGAATTGGTGTGCACAGTTCATGATTCTGTTTAAACGAACATTTAAGGAAAGGTGCAGAGATTATTTTGACAAAGTAAGATTAATTCAAGCAGTTGGAGTTGCAGTCTTATTAGGCCTTCTTTGGTGGAAATCAAAAACTACAACTGAAGCTCAACTAAGAGATCAA ATTGGATTGATGTTCTATGTATGCATATTCTGGACATCATCCTCAATCTTCGGAGCTGTATATGTGTTTCCATTCGAGAAAATGTATCTAGTGAAAGAAAGGAAAGCAGATATGTACAGATTAAGCGTATACTATGCGTGTAGCACACTATGTGATATGGTAGCTCATGTGGCTTATCCAACTCTTTTCATGATTATTCTCTACTTCATGGCCGGCTTTAAGAGGACTCTTCCTtgcttcttcttcactttgtTCACCATTCTACTCATTGCAGTTACAAGCCAA GGGGCAGGAGAACTGTTCGGAGCAGCAAGTTTTAGCATAAAAAGAGCAGGAATGTTTGCATCATTGATACTAATGTTGTTTCTACTGACTGGAGGATACTACGTGCAGCACATACCAAAATTTATGCAGTGGTTGAAGTACTTGTCATTCATGTATTACGGATTCAGGCTACTGTTAAAGGTGCAATATGATGGAGAAGATAAGTATGAGTGTGAAAGTAAAGGGGGGTGTAGGAATCTTCAGTCTTCTCCATCTTTTGATACAGTGAATTTGAATGGTGGTCTTCAAGAAGTTTGGGTCCTTATTTCTATGGCTTTTATTTACAGGATTTTTGCTTACTTTTGCCTTCGTAGGAGGATTCAAATTTCTCATCTTTGA